A DNA window from Thioalkalivibrio sp. XN279 contains the following coding sequences:
- the rsmB gene encoding 16S rRNA (cytosine(967)-C(5))-methyltransferase RsmB yields the protein MSAGAAARAAAARAVGAVIGAGRSLDDALAAATGALQGPDRALAAQLAYGSLRLYPRLARWAGLLLARPLPPRDADVQALLAIGLYQIEASRVPDHAAVDASVEAARLLGRARHAGLLNACLRRWLREGDALKARVAREPEVVHAHPRWWLDALAHDWPRDWEALVAANNTQAPMWVRVNCRRTSREAWLARALAAGIEAEPWDAAPDALRLEKPVAVEELPGFAAGDVSVQDGAAQLAAGLLAPEPGMRVLDACAAPGGKACHLLERYEGIELTALDVAAARLERVRDNLARLGLEAQVLQGDAADPASWWDGRWYERVLLDAPCTGSGVVRRHPDIKLLRRPGDTAALGARQQALLDALWGVLAPGGRLLYATCSIWRAENAAQATGFLRRHPDARAVDFGEPAWGRRAGPGRQLLSGEAGADGFYYACLVKTA from the coding sequence ATGAGCGCCGGGGCCGCCGCCCGGGCTGCCGCCGCGCGTGCCGTCGGCGCCGTCATCGGCGCGGGGCGGTCGCTGGACGATGCCCTCGCTGCCGCCACCGGCGCGTTGCAAGGACCGGATCGCGCCCTGGCCGCGCAGCTCGCCTATGGCTCGCTGCGGCTCTACCCGCGCCTGGCGCGCTGGGCGGGCCTGCTGCTGGCGCGGCCCCTGCCGCCGCGCGATGCCGATGTCCAGGCCCTGCTGGCGATCGGGCTGTACCAGATCGAGGCTTCACGCGTGCCCGACCATGCCGCCGTCGATGCCAGCGTCGAGGCGGCCCGCCTGCTGGGGCGCGCGCGCCATGCGGGCCTGTTGAACGCCTGCCTGCGCCGCTGGTTGCGCGAGGGCGACGCGCTGAAGGCGCGGGTGGCCCGGGAGCCGGAAGTGGTTCACGCGCATCCGCGCTGGTGGCTGGACGCGCTGGCGCACGACTGGCCGCGTGACTGGGAGGCGCTGGTGGCGGCGAACAACACGCAGGCCCCGATGTGGGTGCGGGTCAATTGCCGCCGGACCAGCCGCGAGGCGTGGCTGGCCCGCGCGCTCGCAGCGGGCATCGAGGCCGAACCCTGGGACGCCGCGCCGGACGCGCTGCGGCTGGAGAAGCCGGTGGCGGTCGAGGAGTTGCCCGGCTTCGCCGCGGGCGACGTCTCCGTCCAGGACGGTGCGGCGCAGCTCGCGGCCGGCCTGCTGGCGCCGGAGCCGGGCATGCGCGTCCTCGACGCCTGCGCTGCGCCCGGCGGCAAGGCCTGCCATCTCCTCGAGCGCTACGAGGGCATCGAGCTGACCGCGCTCGACGTCGCCGCTGCACGCCTCGAGCGCGTGCGCGACAACCTCGCGCGCCTCGGGCTCGAGGCGCAGGTGTTGCAGGGCGACGCCGCGGATCCTGCCAGCTGGTGGGATGGCCGCTGGTACGAGCGCGTCCTGCTCGACGCACCCTGCACCGGCAGCGGCGTGGTGCGGCGGCATCCGGATATCAAGCTGTTGCGGCGCCCCGGCGACACGGCTGCGCTCGGCGCCCGCCAGCAGGCGCTGCTGGACGCGCTCTGGGGCGTGCTGGCCCCGGGCGGCCGCCTGCTGTACGCGACCTGCTCGATCTGGCGGGCGGAGAACGCGGCCCAGGCCACCGGCTTCCTGCGCCGGCACCCGGACGCGCGCGCGGTGGACTTCGGCGAGCCCGCCTGGGGGCGGCGCGCCGGGCCCGGGCGGCAGCTTTTGAGTGGAGAGGCAGGGGCGGACGGGTTTTATTATGCTTGCCTCGTAAAGACGGCCTAG
- the def gene encoding peptide deformylase, whose protein sequence is MAILNILEYPDPRLRTRAQPVDVVDDELRRLAADMLETMYAAPGIGLAATQVDVHRRMLVADISEEQDTPHIFINPEILERRGTEVMEEGCLSVPGFYESVTRSEWIRVRALNLEGASFEMELDGLLAVVVQHEMDHLEGKLFVDYLSDLKRQRIRKRIEKGRRQREPATAGVL, encoded by the coding sequence ATGGCCATTCTGAACATACTCGAGTACCCGGACCCCAGGTTGCGCACCAGGGCGCAGCCCGTGGACGTGGTGGATGACGAGCTGCGGCGCCTCGCCGCCGACATGCTGGAGACCATGTACGCGGCTCCGGGCATCGGGCTGGCGGCGACGCAGGTCGACGTCCACCGTCGCATGCTGGTCGCGGACATCTCCGAGGAACAGGACACACCGCACATATTTATCAATCCGGAGATCCTGGAGCGCCGCGGCACCGAGGTGATGGAGGAAGGGTGCCTGTCCGTCCCGGGCTTCTATGAATCCGTGACCCGCTCGGAGTGGATCCGCGTGCGGGCGCTGAACCTGGAAGGGGCGAGCTTCGAGATGGAGCTGGACGGCCTGCTGGCCGTGGTGGTGCAGCACGAGATGGACCACCTCGAGGGCAAGCTGTTCGTGGACTATCTTTCCGATCTCAAGCGGCAGCGCATCCGCAAGCGGATTGAAAAGGGTCGTCGCCAGAGGGAACCTGCCACCGCCGGCGTGCTCTAG
- a CDS encoding DNA topoisomerase I, with translation MSKNLVIVESPAKAKTIEKYLGGDFKVLASYGHVRDLRAKEGAVDPEHGFAMKYEEIDRNKRHVDAIARAMRNADALYLATDPDREGEAISWHVCESLRERGLLDSRPVYRIVFHEITKRAVQEALEHPRDISGDLVNAQQARRALDYLVGFNLSPLLWRKIRPGLSAGRVQTPALRLIVEREREIEAFKPVEYWSIEAGLEKDGQSFPARLAEYGGQRIDDKLQKFFIGDEGQAREADRTLRESAAGKLLVAAVERRQRKQNPAPPFTTSTLQQEAARKLGFTAQKTMRTAQRLYEGVDFGEGATGLITYMRTDSVSLAADAVREIRAVIGERFGARALPEKPRHYRTKSKNAQEAHEAIRPTSAAWHPDNLVGRLDRDQQRLYELIWKRAVASQMATAVFDTVSLDLVPSQAPEAGHRFRASGSILVEPGYIAVYQEGRDDAEDEQDRRLPQVSEGELVALQKLEAEQHFTKPPPRFTEASLVKTLEEFGIGRPSTYASIISTLLDREYVELDRKRFVPTDVGRIVSTFLSEHFTQYVDYDFTARMEDRLDAISRGEQDWKALLGRFWEPFRDLVQDKQESVTKKDVMPNRELGADPATGKPVLVKIGRFGPYVQIGTAEDEEKPRFAGIPRGKSMQNITLEEALELFKLPRELGQTPDGLPVLVNIGRFGPFVKYGAKYASLKKDDDPYTIGLERALEIVRDKEALDAARTIREFPDAGVRILKGRFGPYATDAGRRASIPKGRDPATVTLEEALKLLEEAPAKKGARKKKAAKKAGAKKATTKKAPAKKKAKKKARKKAAAGGKKTAARKKKVAAVGQGETGES, from the coding sequence ATGAGCAAAAACCTGGTAATCGTGGAATCGCCGGCAAAGGCCAAGACCATCGAGAAATACCTCGGCGGCGACTTCAAGGTGCTCGCTTCCTACGGTCACGTGCGCGACCTCCGGGCCAAGGAGGGCGCCGTCGATCCCGAGCACGGCTTCGCCATGAAGTACGAGGAGATCGACCGCAACAAGCGTCACGTCGATGCCATCGCCCGCGCCATGCGCAACGCCGACGCGCTCTACCTCGCCACCGACCCGGACCGCGAAGGCGAGGCGATCAGCTGGCACGTATGCGAATCGCTGCGCGAGCGCGGCCTGCTCGACAGCCGTCCCGTGTACCGCATCGTGTTCCACGAGATCACCAAGCGCGCGGTCCAGGAAGCCCTCGAGCATCCGCGCGACATCTCCGGCGACCTGGTGAACGCGCAACAGGCCCGGCGCGCGCTCGATTACCTGGTCGGCTTCAACCTCTCACCCCTGCTGTGGCGCAAGATCCGTCCCGGCCTGTCCGCGGGCCGGGTGCAGACACCGGCGCTGCGCCTCATCGTCGAGCGCGAGCGCGAGATCGAGGCTTTCAAGCCGGTCGAGTACTGGAGCATCGAGGCCGGCCTGGAGAAAGACGGCCAGTCCTTCCCGGCGCGGCTGGCGGAGTACGGCGGCCAGCGCATCGACGACAAGCTGCAGAAGTTCTTCATCGGTGACGAAGGCCAGGCCCGCGAGGCCGACCGCACGCTGCGCGAGTCCGCCGCCGGCAAGCTGCTGGTCGCGGCCGTGGAGCGACGCCAGCGCAAGCAGAACCCGGCGCCGCCGTTCACCACCTCCACGCTGCAGCAGGAGGCCGCGCGCAAGCTCGGCTTCACCGCGCAGAAGACCATGCGCACCGCGCAGCGGCTCTACGAGGGCGTGGACTTCGGCGAGGGCGCCACCGGCCTGATCACCTACATGCGTACCGACTCGGTGTCGCTCGCCGCCGACGCCGTGCGCGAGATTCGCGCCGTGATCGGCGAGCGCTTCGGCGCCAGGGCGTTGCCGGAGAAGCCGCGCCACTATCGCACCAAGTCCAAGAACGCGCAGGAAGCGCACGAGGCCATCCGGCCCACCTCGGCTGCATGGCACCCGGACAACCTCGTCGGCCGGCTCGATCGCGACCAGCAGCGCCTCTACGAGCTGATCTGGAAACGCGCCGTCGCCAGCCAGATGGCGACCGCTGTGTTCGACACGGTCTCGCTGGACCTGGTGCCGTCGCAGGCGCCCGAGGCCGGCCACCGCTTCCGCGCTTCCGGCTCGATCCTGGTCGAGCCCGGCTACATCGCGGTCTACCAGGAAGGGCGCGACGACGCCGAGGACGAACAGGACCGGCGCCTGCCGCAGGTCAGCGAAGGCGAGCTCGTGGCGCTGCAGAAGCTAGAGGCGGAGCAGCACTTCACCAAGCCGCCGCCGCGCTTCACCGAGGCCAGCCTGGTGAAGACGCTGGAGGAATTCGGCATCGGCCGGCCCTCCACGTATGCCTCCATCATCTCCACGCTGCTCGATCGCGAGTACGTGGAGCTGGACCGCAAGCGCTTCGTCCCCACGGACGTGGGCCGCATCGTCAGCACCTTCCTCAGCGAGCATTTCACGCAGTACGTGGACTACGACTTTACGGCCCGGATGGAGGATCGCCTCGACGCCATCTCGCGCGGCGAGCAGGACTGGAAGGCGCTGCTCGGACGCTTCTGGGAACCGTTCCGCGACCTGGTCCAGGACAAGCAGGAATCGGTCACGAAGAAGGACGTGATGCCGAACCGCGAGCTCGGCGCCGACCCGGCAACCGGCAAGCCGGTGCTGGTGAAGATCGGGCGCTTCGGTCCTTACGTGCAGATCGGCACCGCCGAGGACGAAGAGAAGCCGCGCTTTGCCGGCATCCCGCGTGGCAAGAGCATGCAGAACATCACGCTGGAAGAAGCGCTGGAACTGTTCAAGCTGCCGCGCGAACTGGGCCAGACGCCGGACGGGCTGCCGGTGCTGGTGAACATCGGTCGCTTCGGGCCCTTCGTGAAGTACGGCGCCAAGTACGCTTCGCTGAAGAAGGACGACGACCCTTACACCATCGGGCTCGAGCGCGCGCTCGAGATCGTGCGCGACAAGGAAGCGCTGGACGCCGCCCGTACCATCCGCGAGTTCCCGGACGCCGGGGTGCGCATCCTCAAAGGCCGCTTCGGCCCCTATGCCACGGACGCAGGGCGCCGCGCGAGCATCCCCAAGGGTCGCGACCCCGCTACCGTGACCCTCGAGGAAGCGCTCAAGCTCCTCGAAGAGGCGCCGGCGAAAAAGGGCGCGCGCAAGAAGAAGGCGGCGAAAAAGGCTGGGGCGAAGAAGGCCACGACCAAGAAAGCCCCAGCCAAGAAAAAGGCGAAGAAAAAGGCCAGGAAGAAAGCCGCTGCCGGCGGAAAGAAGACCGCGGCGAGGAAGAAGAAGGTCGCCGCAGTCGGCCAGGGCGAGACCGGGGAGAGCTGA
- the hemF gene encoding oxygen-dependent coproporphyrinogen oxidase, with amino-acid sequence MVGTEDILAVEQWLRTLQDELCASLQALDGGARFRSDRWDRPEGGGGDSRVIEEGALFEKGGINFSAVHGAALPPSATARRPELAGRSFRATGVSMVLHPRNPYVPTTHGNWRFFVAEKPGEAPVWWFGGGFDLTPYYPFLEDVQHWHRESRAGCQPFGADVYPRYKQWADEYFYLKHRDEPRGVGGLFYDDLNEWGFARCFEFSRAVAARFLPAYTPIAQRRRDMPWGEREREFQLYRRGRYVEFNLVYDRGTVFGLQSGGRIESILMSLPPLVRWVYDWHPEPGSPEAALYDDFLKERDWLEDA; translated from the coding sequence ATGGTTGGAACAGAGGACATTCTCGCCGTAGAACAATGGCTGCGCACGCTGCAGGATGAGCTGTGCGCGTCTCTGCAGGCGCTCGACGGTGGCGCGCGCTTTCGCAGCGATCGCTGGGACCGTCCCGAGGGCGGCGGCGGCGACAGTCGCGTCATCGAGGAAGGCGCGCTGTTCGAGAAGGGCGGCATCAATTTCTCCGCCGTGCACGGTGCGGCGCTGCCGCCTTCGGCCACCGCGCGCCGGCCCGAGCTGGCCGGGCGCAGCTTCCGCGCCACCGGCGTGTCCATGGTGCTGCACCCGCGCAACCCCTACGTCCCCACCACGCACGGCAACTGGCGCTTCTTCGTCGCCGAGAAACCCGGCGAGGCGCCGGTGTGGTGGTTCGGCGGCGGTTTCGACCTCACGCCTTACTACCCCTTCCTCGAGGACGTGCAGCACTGGCATCGCGAATCGCGCGCCGGCTGCCAGCCCTTCGGCGCGGACGTCTACCCGCGCTACAAGCAGTGGGCCGACGAATATTTCTACCTCAAGCACCGCGACGAGCCGCGCGGCGTCGGCGGCCTGTTCTACGACGACCTCAACGAGTGGGGCTTCGCGCGCTGCTTCGAATTCTCGCGCGCGGTGGCGGCGCGGTTCCTGCCGGCCTATACGCCGATCGCCCAGCGTCGGCGCGACATGCCATGGGGCGAGCGCGAGCGGGAGTTCCAGCTCTACCGGCGCGGCCGCTACGTCGAGTTCAACCTGGTGTACGACCGCGGCACGGTGTTCGGCCTGCAGTCCGGCGGCCGCATCGAGTCCATCTTGATGTCGCTGCCGCCGCTGGTGCGATGGGTGTACGACTGGCACCCGGAGCCCGGCTCGCCCGAGGCCGCGCTGTACGACGATTTTCTCAAGGAACGCGACTGGCTGGAGGACGCATGA
- the dprA gene encoding DNA-processing protein DprA: MNDAAAWLRLSLTPGIPDEAARRLAGHPGGLGALLEGGVAALVQLGVPEPAARTLTGPAPEWLPGALDWLEHPGHDLLTLADADYPALLKLAPGAPAALFLRGRRELLADPHFAIVGSRNPTPQGAENARAFAGYLAGCGLVICSGLASGIDAAAHEGALAAGAPTTAVLGCGPDRAYPAANAGLAQRIAAEGLVISEYLPGTRPLKEHFPRRNRIISGLSLGVLVVEAARRSGSLITARLAGDQGREVFAIPGSIHNPLARGCHQLIRQGAVLVETAADILAEIGPLAGIPTEPAPPGRPAREAAPETDGDYRKLLDALAHDPCGVDALAGRTGLTTAEVSSMMLILELQGAVESLPGGRYARTTTRS, encoded by the coding sequence ATGAACGATGCGGCCGCCTGGCTGCGCCTGTCGCTGACGCCGGGGATTCCCGACGAGGCCGCGCGCCGCCTTGCCGGCCATCCGGGCGGGCTGGGGGCCCTGCTGGAGGGGGGCGTGGCGGCGCTGGTGCAGCTCGGCGTGCCGGAACCCGCCGCGCGCACGCTCACCGGGCCGGCGCCCGAGTGGCTGCCCGGCGCGCTGGACTGGCTGGAGCACCCCGGGCACGACCTGCTGACGCTGGCGGACGCGGATTACCCGGCGCTGCTGAAACTGGCGCCAGGGGCGCCGGCCGCGCTGTTTCTGCGCGGCCGCCGGGAGCTGCTCGCGGACCCGCACTTCGCCATTGTCGGCAGCCGCAACCCGACGCCCCAGGGCGCGGAGAACGCGCGCGCCTTTGCCGGCTACCTGGCGGGCTGCGGCCTGGTGATCTGCAGCGGGCTGGCGAGCGGAATCGACGCGGCCGCGCATGAAGGCGCCCTGGCGGCCGGCGCCCCGACCACGGCGGTGCTCGGCTGCGGGCCGGATCGCGCCTACCCCGCCGCCAATGCCGGGCTGGCGCAGCGCATCGCCGCCGAGGGCCTGGTGATATCGGAGTACTTGCCGGGCACCCGCCCGCTGAAGGAACATTTCCCCCGGCGCAACCGCATCATCAGCGGCCTGTCGCTCGGCGTGCTGGTGGTCGAGGCCGCCCGCCGCAGCGGCTCGCTGATCACGGCGCGCCTCGCCGGGGACCAGGGCCGGGAAGTCTTTGCCATCCCCGGCAGCATCCACAACCCGCTGGCGCGTGGCTGCCACCAGCTGATCCGGCAGGGCGCCGTGCTGGTGGAAACGGCGGCCGATATCCTGGCCGAAATCGGCCCCCTCGCCGGCATCCCGACGGAGCCCGCGCCCCCGGGCCGCCCCGCCCGGGAGGCAGCGCCGGAGACGGACGGCGACTACCGCAAGCTGCTCGACGCGCTCGCCCACGACCCCTGCGGGGTCGACGCGCTGGCCGGCCGCACCGGTTTGACCACCGCGGAGGTTTCATCGATGATGCTGATCCTTGAACTCCAGGGAGCCGTGGAGTCCTTGCCGGGCGGACGTTATGCCCGCACAACGACGAGGTCTTGA
- a CDS encoding MAPEG family protein yields MTPAITAFYGGLLGLLFLVLCWQVVDHRRRGKVGLGTGGNMDLERAVRVHGNFAEYVPLFLVLLLLAELGGAPGWLLHVLGAGFLLGRAAHAWGLSKSGGTSPGRFYGTLFTWIALLLVALLNLWLALA; encoded by the coding sequence ATGACTCCCGCGATCACGGCGTTCTATGGCGGCCTGCTGGGCCTGCTCTTCCTGGTGCTCTGCTGGCAGGTGGTCGACCACCGGCGCCGCGGCAAGGTCGGCCTGGGCACCGGCGGCAACATGGACCTGGAGCGGGCGGTACGCGTGCACGGTAACTTCGCGGAGTACGTCCCGCTGTTCCTGGTCCTGCTGCTGCTGGCGGAGCTGGGCGGGGCCCCCGGGTGGCTGCTGCATGTCCTCGGCGCCGGCTTCTTGCTGGGCCGCGCTGCGCATGCCTGGGGTCTGTCGAAGAGCGGCGGCACCAGCCCGGGCCGCTTCTACGGCACCCTGTTCACCTGGATCGCACTGCTGCTGGTCGCGCTGCTGAACCTCTGGCTGGCGCTGGCCTGA
- a CDS encoding LysM peptidoglycan-binding domain-containing protein — translation MSQSIFRLFRVSVLSSFGAALLLGGCASTPEAPPPAATPAPPPAVVTPAPQAEAPAPVATAAPAPAVRLNPAHPDRYVVKKGDTLWDISAMFLRDPWFWPEIWYANPQVANPHLIYPGDVLTLVYINGQPRLVLERGAGRERLEPRVRAEPLEDAILTIPYDRIAAFLSRPSVVERDDADRAPYILTSRRGHIVHGAQSEVYVRGSDFVVDDDYSVTRIGARLTDPDTGDILGYQGHYVGEGRIVRAGDPATMYLTSTEREALNGDKLFPVDTDFPLRFIPRAPEQQVDGSIIHVLDGVSLVSAFQIVTLNRGSNHGLAPGHVLAVWQAGQRVPDRFGGGQVQLPDEYAGYLMVFKTYEKLSFGLIMQAQNEIRVLDKVRTP, via the coding sequence ATGTCCCAGTCGATCTTCCGTCTCTTTCGCGTCAGTGTGCTGAGCAGTTTCGGCGCCGCATTGCTGCTCGGCGGCTGCGCCAGCACACCCGAAGCTCCGCCGCCTGCCGCGACGCCGGCGCCTCCGCCCGCCGTGGTGACGCCTGCGCCGCAAGCCGAGGCTCCGGCCCCGGTCGCGACCGCGGCGCCCGCGCCCGCGGTACGACTCAACCCGGCCCACCCCGACCGCTACGTGGTGAAGAAGGGCGACACGCTGTGGGACATTTCCGCCATGTTCCTGCGCGATCCCTGGTTCTGGCCGGAGATCTGGTACGCCAACCCGCAGGTTGCCAACCCGCACCTCATTTACCCGGGCGACGTGCTGACGCTGGTCTACATCAACGGCCAGCCGCGCCTCGTGCTGGAGCGCGGCGCGGGTCGTGAGAGGCTCGAGCCGCGCGTCCGGGCGGAGCCGCTGGAAGACGCGATCCTCACCATCCCCTACGACCGCATCGCCGCTTTCCTGAGCCGGCCGTCCGTGGTCGAGCGGGACGACGCCGACCGCGCGCCCTACATCCTGACGAGCCGGCGCGGCCACATCGTGCACGGAGCACAGTCCGAGGTCTACGTCCGCGGCAGCGACTTTGTCGTCGACGACGACTACAGCGTGACGCGCATCGGTGCGCGACTGACGGACCCCGATACCGGCGACATCCTGGGTTACCAGGGACACTACGTCGGCGAAGGGCGCATCGTCCGCGCAGGCGACCCGGCCACCATGTACCTCACGTCCACGGAGCGCGAGGCGCTGAACGGCGACAAGCTGTTCCCGGTCGACACCGACTTCCCGCTGCGCTTTATCCCGCGGGCTCCCGAGCAGCAGGTCGACGGCAGCATCATCCACGTGCTCGACGGCGTCTCTCTGGTCAGCGCTTTCCAGATCGTCACGCTCAACCGCGGCAGCAACCACGGCCTGGCGCCGGGCCACGTGCTCGCAGTGTGGCAGGCCGGACAGCGCGTGCCGGACCGCTTCGGCGGCGGCCAGGTGCAGCTGCCGGACGAATATGCAGGCTACCTGATGGTATTCAAGACCTACGAAAAGCTGAGCTTCGGCCTCATCATGCAGGCGCAGAACGAGATCCGCGTGCTGGACAAGGTGCGCACTCCCTGA
- a CDS encoding VOC family protein produces MRPRFHLAFPVHDLDAARGFYAGMLGCSIGRESDKWVDFDFHGHQITAHLCPDTRPASVNPVDGNRIPVRHFGLILERSDWEALGARLREAGADFLIEPRLRFKGRPGEQATMFVLDPSGNALEFKSFADDSAVFAPDPGVA; encoded by the coding sequence ATGAGACCCAGATTTCACCTGGCCTTCCCCGTGCACGACCTGGATGCAGCGCGCGGCTTCTATGCCGGCATGCTCGGTTGCAGCATCGGACGCGAGTCCGACAAGTGGGTCGACTTCGATTTCCACGGCCACCAGATCACCGCCCACCTGTGCCCGGACACCAGACCGGCCTCGGTCAACCCGGTTGACGGCAACCGGATACCCGTGCGGCACTTCGGGCTGATCCTGGAGCGCAGCGACTGGGAGGCGCTCGGGGCGAGATTGCGCGAAGCCGGCGCCGATTTCCTCATCGAGCCGCGCCTCCGCTTCAAGGGCCGGCCCGGCGAGCAGGCCACCATGTTCGTACTCGATCCCTCGGGCAACGCGCTGGAGTTCAAGTCCTTCGCGGACGACAGCGCGGTGTTCGCGCCGGATCCCGGCGTCGCCTGA
- a CDS encoding L-threonylcarbamoyladenylate synthase gives MAGTLAIRRAAALVRAGGVIAYPTESVWGLGCDPLDAEAVARILAIKERPATMGLILIAAEMAQLDPWIEPVCHEVEARVAATWPGSVTWVFPAQPWVPFWVHGGRGSLAVRVTAHAQSAALCRAVGYPVVSTSANRSGHPPARTAAQVRRWLGDDIDFILGGATGNHPWPSDIRDALTGRALRPA, from the coding sequence ATGGCGGGCACCCTCGCGATCCGGCGGGCAGCCGCCCTCGTTCGCGCAGGAGGCGTCATCGCCTACCCGACCGAGTCCGTGTGGGGTCTCGGCTGCGACCCGCTCGACGCCGAAGCCGTAGCGCGCATCCTCGCCATCAAGGAACGCCCCGCGACCATGGGGCTGATCCTCATCGCCGCGGAGATGGCGCAACTCGACCCCTGGATCGAACCGGTCTGCCACGAAGTCGAGGCCCGCGTCGCGGCGACCTGGCCCGGCTCGGTCACCTGGGTCTTCCCGGCGCAGCCCTGGGTGCCGTTCTGGGTACACGGCGGCCGCGGCTCACTCGCGGTGCGCGTCACCGCGCATGCGCAGAGCGCAGCGCTTTGTCGTGCCGTCGGCTATCCCGTCGTGTCCACCAGCGCCAACCGCAGCGGCCATCCACCCGCCCGGACCGCGGCCCAGGTGCGGCGCTGGCTCGGCGACGACATCGATTTCATTCTCGGCGGCGCCACCGGCAACCATCCCTGGCCGAGCGACATCCGTGACGCCCTCACGGGCCGGGCATTACGCCCGGCCTGA
- a CDS encoding DUF494 family protein: protein MTESVLDVLMYLFETAGEDGLPPEPNRDGLREELERAGFHHREIERALEWLDGLAGHRGGDVASPPTDRAVRIYAHSERARMDAEGRGYMMYLEQIGILSPHQRELVIDRLMALDSEEIDVDDIKWVVLMVLFSQPGEESAYARMEDLVFDDRAWVVH from the coding sequence ATGACGGAGAGTGTGCTCGACGTTCTGATGTACCTGTTCGAGACCGCGGGCGAGGACGGCCTGCCGCCGGAGCCGAACCGGGACGGGCTGAGGGAAGAACTCGAGCGCGCCGGCTTCCACCACCGCGAGATCGAGCGGGCGCTGGAATGGCTGGACGGGCTGGCGGGCCACCGCGGCGGGGACGTCGCCAGTCCGCCTACGGACCGCGCCGTAAGGATCTATGCCCACAGCGAGCGGGCGCGCATGGACGCCGAGGGGCGCGGGTACATGATGTACCTGGAGCAGATCGGTATCCTGTCGCCGCACCAGCGCGAACTGGTGATCGACCGGCTGATGGCGCTCGACAGCGAGGAGATCGACGTCGACGACATCAAGTGGGTGGTGCTGATGGTGCTGTTCAGCCAGCCGGGCGAGGAAAGCGCCTATGCACGGATGGAGGACCTGGTGTTCGACGACCGGGCCTGGGTGGTGCACTAG
- the fmt gene encoding methionyl-tRNA formyltransferase, with protein sequence MPRLVFAGSSDFAVPSLEALAGGSWEVSGVLTQPPRPTGRRRRLMPTPVGQRAAELGLETLTPVTLRDPASVAQLAALRPEVLVVVDYGLILPGLVLSLPAHGCVNGHASLLPRWRGAAPIQAAILAGDATTGISIMSMDKGLDTGPVYKMQDTNIGELETAGELRTRLAAMCAELLAATLPEIVAGRLRPRPQDETFASYAGKITPEDAEVHWQGAAIELARRIRAFAPRPGAWTTWRGQRLKLHRAGALAEAEGPPGRVWRAGPEGIDVATGLGSVRLLELQAPGGRVLVARDFLNGRALLGEQLGA encoded by the coding sequence GTGCCCCGCCTCGTCTTTGCGGGCAGTTCCGATTTCGCCGTGCCGTCGCTCGAGGCCCTGGCGGGGGGTTCGTGGGAGGTCTCCGGCGTCCTGACCCAGCCGCCCCGCCCCACGGGACGTCGCCGCCGCCTGATGCCGACGCCCGTCGGCCAGCGTGCCGCCGAACTCGGTCTCGAGACCCTGACCCCGGTGACGCTGCGGGATCCCGCGTCCGTCGCCCAGCTCGCCGCACTGCGGCCCGAGGTCCTGGTCGTGGTCGATTACGGGCTCATCCTGCCCGGCCTGGTGCTCTCCCTGCCGGCCCATGGCTGCGTCAACGGCCATGCCTCCCTGCTGCCGCGCTGGCGCGGGGCGGCGCCGATCCAGGCGGCCATCCTGGCCGGCGATGCGACCACGGGAATTTCCATTATGTCGATGGATAAAGGGCTGGACACGGGACCCGTATACAAAATGCAGGATACGAACATCGGCGAGCTCGAGACTGCGGGGGAACTCCGGACCCGGCTCGCAGCGATGTGCGCCGAGCTGCTGGCCGCGACTTTGCCCGAGATCGTGGCCGGCCGGCTCCGGCCCCGGCCGCAGGACGAGACGTTCGCCAGCTATGCCGGCAAGATCACGCCCGAGGATGCCGAGGTGCACTGGCAGGGCGCGGCGATCGAGCTGGCGCGCCGCATCCGCGCCTTCGCCCCGAGGCCCGGCGCCTGGACGACCTGGCGCGGGCAGCGCCTCAAGCTGCATCGCGCCGGCGCGCTCGCCGAGGCAGAGGGCCCGCCGGGCCGGGTCTGGCGGGCGGGCCCGGAAGGGATAGATGTTGCTACGGGCCTGGGCAGCGTGCGCCTGTTGGAGTTGCAGGCGCCCGGCGGACGCGTCCTGGTGGCGCGGGATTTCCTCAACGGCCGGGCGCTGCTCGGCGAGCAGCTCGGGGCATGA